A single region of the Gossypium arboreum isolate Shixiya-1 chromosome 12, ASM2569848v2, whole genome shotgun sequence genome encodes:
- the LOC108479308 gene encoding phosphatidylinositol 4-kinase gamma 5 yields MSRKLDSPVQTQMAVAVFKSPLGGEYPRNNAMEEKQPTRRRRVFVQTETGCVLGMELDRSDNAHTVKRRLQVALNFPTEQSSLTFGDVELKNDLSAVRNDSPLLLTRNYLHRSSSTPCLSPTGRDLQQRDRSGPIEILGHSDSFNVLKILVKDVVKAIKMGVDPLPVHSGLGGAYYFRNSRGESVAIVKPTDEEPFAPNNPKGFVGKALGQPGLKLSVRVGETGFREVVAYLLDYGHFANVPPTALVKITHSVFNVNDGVNAHKPLKKNLVSKIASFQQFIPHDFDASDHGTSSFPVSAVHRIGILDIRIFNTDRHAGNLLVRKLDGIGRFGQVELIPIDHGLCLPETLEDPYFEWIHWPQASIPFSEDELEYIEKLDPVKDCEMLRRELPMIREACLRVLVLCTIFLKEAAAFGLCLAEIGQMMSREFRAGEEEPSELEVVCLEARRLIAERELSSPKSEVGDAEFQFEIDCEEPELEFIPKMVTDDSMTRASFQFGNGFVNNHHRLPLSKLEECFEEDEESELEAEQNGFSPFEALERIPSISKLSMSLRDTCLCDKSQKYSKFSGTKQENGYLTSSSGHRSANEQLPASVSFVKLADLNEEEWILFLEKFQELLKPAFSKRKSVTIGQKQMQRLGTSCQF; encoded by the coding sequence ATGTCGCGTAAGTTGGACAGTCCTGTTCAAACTCAGATGGCTGTGGCAGTGTTCAAGAGTCCTCTTGGAGGGGAATATCCTAGGAACAATGCGATGGAAGAGAAACAACCTACCCGAAGAAGACGGGTTTTTGTTCAGACTGAGACCGGCTGTGTCTTGGGCATGGAGTTAGATCGCAGTGACAATGCTCATACAGTTAAGAGAAGGTTGCAGGTTGCCCTTAATTTCCCTACAGAGCAAAGCTCGCTGACTTTTGGCGATGTGGAGTTGAAGAATGATCTTAGTGCCGTTCGGAATGATTCTCCACTTCTCCTGACACGGAACTATCTCCATAGAAGCTCCTCTACTCCTTGTCTGTCGCCTACTGGAAGGGACCTTCAGCAGAGAGATAGGAGTGGTCCTATTGAGATACTGGGGCATTCTGATAGCTTTAACGTATTAAAAATTCTGGTTAAGGATGTTGTTAAGGCGATTAAGATGGGTGTTGATCCACTTCCTGTTCATAGTGGCCTTGGAGGTGCCTATTACTTCAGGAATTCCAGAGGTGAGAGTGTTGCAATCGTGAAGCCAACAGATGAAGAACCTTTTGCACCAAACAATCCAAAAGGCTTTGTTGGGAAAGCCCTTGGACAACCTGGTTTGAAACTATCTGTCCGAGTAGGGGAGACAGGTTTTAGAGAAGTTGTGGCTTACCTTCTGGACTACGGTCATTTTGCGAATGTGCCTCCGACTGCTCTGGTGAAGATTACTCACTCAGTCTTCAATGTCAATGATGGGGTGAATGCACATAAGCCTCTCAAGAAGAATCTGGTTAGCAAGATTGCGTCTTTCCAACAATTTATACCACATGATTTTGATGCTAGCGATCATGGAACCTCAAGCTTCCCCGTTTCTGCCGTGCACCGCATAGGGATACTTGATATACGAATATTTAACACAGACAGGCATGCAGGAAACCTTTTAGTGCGGAAGCTTGATGGCATTGGGAGGTTTGGTCAGGTAGAACTCATTCCTATTGATCATGGCCTTTGCTTGCCAGAAACTTTGGAAGATCCATACTTTGAGTGGATTCATTGGCCTCAGGCTTCAATTCCTTTCTCCGAGGATGAACTTGAGTACATAGAGAAGCTTGATCCTGTTAAAGATTGCGAGATGCTGCGAAGGGAACTCCCCATGATACGGGAAGCTTGCCTACGTGTTCTGGTTCTCTGCACAATTTTCCTCAAGGAAGCTGCAGCCTTCGGTCTCTGTCTTGCTGAAATTGGTCAGATGATGAGTAGAGAATTTCGAGCTGGAGAGGAGGAACCTAGTGAGCTAGAAGTTGTTTGTCTTGAGGCAAGGAGGTTGATTGCAGAGCGGGAGCTGTCATCTCCTAAGTCTGAAGTGGGAGATGCAGAGTTCCAGTTTGAAATTGACTGTGAGGAGCCAGAATTGGAGTTCATCCCAAAAATGGTAACTGATGATTCTATGACCAGAGCATCATTCCAATTTGGAAATGGATTTGTGAATAACCACCACCGTTTACCACTTTCGAAGCTGGAGGAATGCTTTGAGGAAGATGAAGAAAGTGAATTGGAAGCTGAGCAGAATGGTTTTTCTCCTTTCGAAGCTCTTGAAAGGATCCCATCCATTTCGAAGCTTTCAATGTCACTTAGAGATACTTGCTTATGTGACAAGAGCCAGAAATATTCCAAATTTTCAGGAACAAAACAAGAAAATGGGTATCTTACAAGCTCATCCGGGCATAGGAGTGCAAATGAGCAACTTCCTGCAAGTGTGAGCTTTGTGAAGCTGGCTGACTTGAATGAAGAGGAATGGATCTTATTCTTGGAGAAGTTCCAGGAGTTGCTGAAGCCGGCTTTCAGTAAACGAAAATCTGTTACCATAGGTCAAAAGCAGATGCAGAGGCTTGGTACATCGTGCCAGTTTTGA